The Flavobacterium faecale genomic sequence GGCAAGTTCCCACGCAACAGCAAAGGCAAGTTTTGTTCTTTTGGTTAAGGCATCAAACTCTATTTTTTCTACAGTGTCAGTGCTTCGGTGGTAGTCTGCATGTACACCATTGAAAAAGAAAACAGATGGAATTCCAAATTTTGCAAAATTGTAATGGTCTGAACGTTCGTAAAAATGGTTGGGGTCATTTGTTGCTGTATATCTAAAGTCTAAATCTAGTTTGGTTGTTTTTTCGTTAGCAGCGACTACTATGTTAAGTAAATCAGTTGAGAGTCTTTCGGCACCAATTACATACACGTAGTTATTGCTTGCAACATGCTCAACATCACGACGGCCAATCATATCAATGTTAATGTCACTAACGGTATTTTTTAGTGGATACAAAGGATGTTCAGAATAATATTTCGAACCCAAAAGTCCGTGTTCTTCACCCGTTACATGCAAGAATAGAATAGATCTTTTTGGACCATGCCCTTCTTTTTGAGCGATCTTAAAAGCTTGTGCAATTTCTAGCAAAGCCACCGTTCCTGAACCATCATCATCGGCACCGTTAAATATTTTTCCGTCTTTGATTCCGATATGGTCGTAATGCGCTGAGATAACAATGACTTCCTCTGGTTTTTCAGATCCTTTGATAAAAGCTGCAATGTTTTCAGAGGGTGCTAATAGATCTCCTTTTCGCGTTTTTAATGCAGAGGATGGAACTGCCTGTAAATAATTGGTAGTGTTGTCAGCGGCTACGATATTATTCTTTTTGTAGTGACCAATCAAATATTGCCCAGCTGCTTTTTGTCCTTCCGAACCTGTTTCGCGCCCTTGCATTGCGTCTGAGGCAACAGTGTATAAGTGGTCTTTTAATTCAGATTCTGTTATGGTCTTGCTGTATTTTGTTACTAAATCGGCAGGATTTGCATCTATGGACTTGGTATTGGCACAAGAAACAGCCAAGGCAGCGGTGATAAAAAGAATAGTTTTTTTCATTTCTAAAAAGAATAGGGGAGATGAATAATAGTGTTTTATTGTGGTGGTATTTTATTGAAAACGAGTCCGCTACCATTGACGTAACGATCAGTATTGTTTGTTTTTGAACTGCGAATGTACATTATATTTCTATTTTTTGAACATATTGGTAGTGAATTGTTACTTAAAAAGGCAGATTTGAATAGATTGTTATCGAATTTATATTCGCTTTTGGCTATTTTTTACGATCAAAACTCAAACTAAAGCGTTATTTTTGTGTCTTAACTAACAATACAATAAAATATGCAACAATTTCAAGGCGAACTATCTTCGAAATCAGAATCTTTAATTGCTAAAGAAAATAAATACGGTGCTCACAATTACCATCCGTTACCCGTAGTATTGGATAGAGGAGAAGGAGTATACGTTTGGGATGTTGATGGAAAACAGTATTTTGATTTTTTATCTGCTTATTCAGCAGTGAATCAAGGGCACTGTCATCCTAAAATTGTTGGTGCTATGGTGAAACAAGCGCAAACGTTGACCTTGACTTCAAGAGCTTTTCACAACGACCAATTGGGTGTTTATGAAGAATACATTACCAAATATTTTGGATTTGACAAAGTATTACCAATGAATACAGGTGCAGAAGCGGTAGAAACTGCTTTGAAATTGTGTAGAAAATGGGCTTATGAGGTAAAAGGAATAGCTGAGAATCAAGCACAAATTGTAGTTTGTGAAAATAATTTTCACGGTAGAACGACAACAATTATTTCGTTTTCGAATGATGAAGGTGCTCGCAAGAGTTTTGGTCCGTTTACCGAAGGATTTATAAAAATCCCTTACGATGACATTGCAGCATTAGAGGAAGTTTTGTCTTCATCATCAAATATTGCAGGATTTTTGGTAGAACCTATTCAAGGTGAAGCAGGCGTATACGTACCAACGGAAGGTTATTTAGCGAAAGCAAAAGCACTTTGCGAAAAGCACAATGTATTGTTTATTGCAGATGAGGTACAAACAGGGATAGCACGTACAGGACGATTATTGGCAACTTGTGGGAACTGCAGTTGTACAGACGGTTGTGAAAACAAACCAGAAGTAAAAGCAGATATATTGATTTTGGGAAAAGCAATTTCGGGTGGTGTATATCCAGTTTCGGCAGTTTTGGCCAATGATGCGATTATGAATGTGATCAAACCAGGACAACACGGATCTACTTTTGGAGGTAATCCTGTTGCAGCCGCTGTAGCCATTGCGGCACTAGAGGTTGTAAAAGAAGAAAAACTAGCCGAAAACGCAGAACGTTTGGGAGTGATATTGAGAGACGGACTGAATAAAATTGCAGCCAGCAACTCATTGATCACACTTGTACGCGGAAAAGGTTTGTTGAATGCGATTGTAATTGATTGTGATGAAGAGTCAGATTTGGCCTGGAATATCTGCCTAAAATTTAGAGACAATGGTTTGTTGGCGAAACCGACACACGGAAACAAAATTCGTTTGGCGCCACCATTGGTAATTACTGAGGCGCAGATTGTAGAATGTTTGGCTATTATCGAAAAATCGTTAAACGAATTTAAATAAAAATAGTGGCCGCAAAAAAATAGCAGTTAACTCGCTCCACTTAGTAAAGCAGGTTCGAAAGGGAATTATTGCTAAAGTAATTGGATGTAATTAGCGGTTTACCTATCAGAATGAAGTTAAAATAAAAATGTGTAGCCAGCGAAAGCTACTCAAATACTTAAATTAAATTATTTTTGTTACTTATGATTACGTATTAATACTTATATTTGTATAAGTATTTTTGCGTAACTAAGTAGTGATAATTTAATTTAGAAGATAACATGTTCAAATTTTTAAA encodes the following:
- a CDS encoding M28 family peptidase; this translates as MKKTILFITAALAVSCANTKSIDANPADLVTKYSKTITESELKDHLYTVASDAMQGRETGSEGQKAAGQYLIGHYKKNNIVAADNTTNYLQAVPSSALKTRKGDLLAPSENIAAFIKGSEKPEEVIVISAHYDHIGIKDGKIFNGADDDGSGTVALLEIAQAFKIAQKEGHGPKRSILFLHVTGEEHGLLGSKYYSEHPLYPLKNTVSDINIDMIGRRDVEHVASNNYVYVIGAERLSTDLLNIVVAANEKTTKLDLDFRYTATNDPNHFYERSDHYNFAKFGIPSVFFFNGVHADYHRSTDTVEKIEFDALTKRTKLAFAVAWELANRENRITIDKK
- the rocD gene encoding ornithine--oxo-acid transaminase — its product is MQQFQGELSSKSESLIAKENKYGAHNYHPLPVVLDRGEGVYVWDVDGKQYFDFLSAYSAVNQGHCHPKIVGAMVKQAQTLTLTSRAFHNDQLGVYEEYITKYFGFDKVLPMNTGAEAVETALKLCRKWAYEVKGIAENQAQIVVCENNFHGRTTTIISFSNDEGARKSFGPFTEGFIKIPYDDIAALEEVLSSSSNIAGFLVEPIQGEAGVYVPTEGYLAKAKALCEKHNVLFIADEVQTGIARTGRLLATCGNCSCTDGCENKPEVKADILILGKAISGGVYPVSAVLANDAIMNVIKPGQHGSTFGGNPVAAAVAIAALEVVKEEKLAENAERLGVILRDGLNKIAASNSLITLVRGKGLLNAIVIDCDEESDLAWNICLKFRDNGLLAKPTHGNKIRLAPPLVITEAQIVECLAIIEKSLNEFK